A genomic region of Corticium candelabrum chromosome 22, ooCorCand1.1, whole genome shotgun sequence contains the following coding sequences:
- the LOC134197384 gene encoding thioredoxin reductase 1, cytoplasmic-like → MGDLKTSVTSQIHQVRAVIFTDSNSNVNAAKVTDLFESLHVDYKSVEVDVRDDMKEYWDAVADVAKQRPLAKPFVFVGGNAVGGVEETLAAHADGRLGALLGVLPQNEHGGDTLHYDYDLIVVGGGSGGLACSKAAATYGKRVAVLDLVKPSPQGTSWGLGGTCVNVGCIPKKLMHQASLLGRSIQDAKAFGWSVSDNVQHKWEVLVEAVQGHIKSLNWGYRVSLQDKNVKYLNAFGEFVDQHTLKTVNRRGRESVITFGSVVLATGMRPRYPDIPGAKEYGITSDDLFSLRVTPGKTLVVGASYVALECAGFLAGVGFETTCMVRSILLRGFDQQMAEKIGEYMAKEGVWFVRPAVPTKVELIEDGPPRRLRVEFKMLETGEIKTEEFNTVMFAIGRDACTQGIGLEQLGVKMNPKNGQLLTTYEQTNVTHIYGIGDILEGKPELTPVAIQAGKLLAARLYGGQTTMCDYVNVPTTVFTPLEYGCIGLSEEDAISLKGETNIEVYHTSFQPLEWTLPHHDENTCYMKIICDKSDNERVIGLHVLGPNAGEITQGYGVAFKCGATKAHFDQTIGIHPTCSESMTTLTITKSSGDDPATKGC, encoded by the exons ATGGGAGATCTAAAAACGTCCGTCACATCACAAATCCATCAAGTTCGCGCCGTCATCTTCACAGACTCTAACAGCAACGTGAACGCCGCCAAG GTAACAGACCTATTTGAGTCTCTGCACGTTGACTACAAGAGCGTGGAAGTGGACGTGAGAG ACGATATGAAAGAGTATTGGGATGCGGTAGCTGACGTCGCGAAGCAGCGACCTCTGGCGAAACCTTTCGTATTTGTTGGGGGTAATGCGGTAGGCGGGGTCGAGGAGACTCTCGCTGCTCATGCGGACGGCCGTTTGGGTGCGTTGCTAGGAGTTTTGCCACAGAATGAGCATGGTGGTGATACGTTGCATTATGATTACGATTTGATTGTCGTCGGTGGTGGAAGTGGAGGACTGGCGTGTTCCAAG GCAGCAGCAACATACGGAAAACGTGTTGCCGTTCTTGATTTGGTCAAACCAAGTCCACAAGGCACGTCATGGGGTCTTGGAGGGACATGCGTGAACGTTGGCTGTATTCCTAAGAAACTAATGCATCAAGCTTCATTGCTTGGCCGTAGCATCCAAGATGCTAAAGCATTTGGTTGGAGTGTGAGTGACAATGTGCAGCACAAGTGGGAGGTGCTGGTGGAGGCTGTTCAGGGTCATATCAAGTCACTGAATTGGGGATATCGAGTGAGCTTACAGGACAAGAACGTAAAATATCTGAATGCGTTTGGAGAGTTTGTGGATCAGCATACTCTCAAG ACTGTGAATCGTCGTGGAAGAGAATCCGTCATAACATTTGGATCCGTCGTGTTGGCCACAGGAATGCGACCTCGATATCCAGACATTCCAGGAGCGAAGGAATACGGCATCACCAG TGACGATCTTTTCTCACTGAGGGTAACGCCAGGGAAAACGTTAGTCGTGGGGGCATCGTACGTGGCACTCGAATGTGCCGGTTTCCTAGCTGGTGTAGGTTTCGAGACGACGTGTATGGTGAGATCCATACTACTACGAGGATTCGATCAG caAATGGCAGAGAAGATTGGTGAGTATATGGCGAAAGAGGGTGTTTGGTTTGTGAGACCTGCTGTGCCTACGaag gtgGAGTTGATTGAGGATGGGCCTCCTAGGCGACTCAGGGTTGAGTTCAAAATGTTGGAAACTGGAGAGATAAAGACTGAAGAATTCAATACA GTTATGTTTGCTATTGGGAGAGATGCATGCACTCAAGGCATCGGTCTTGAACAGTTGGGAGTAAAAATGAACCCAAA GAATGGGCAGCTGTTGACAACATATGAACAGACTAATGTTACTCACATATACGGCATTGGAGACATTCTTGAAGGGAAGCCGGAGCTAACACCTGTTGCAATACAAGCTGGGAAGTTGTTGGCAGCGAGGTTGTATGGAGGGCAAACAACAATG TGCGATTACGTCAACGTTCCCACGACCGTCTTCACTCCACTCGAGTACGGTTGTATCGGACTGTCAGAAGAAGATGCGATCTCTCTAAAAGGAGAGACCAACATCGAAGTCTACCACACCTCCTTCCAGCCACTCGAGTGGACACTCCCCCACCATGACGAGAACACATGCTACATGAAGATAATATGTGACAAGTCAGACAAC GAACGTGTCATCGGTTTGCATGTCCTTGGACCTAATGCCGGTGAGATAACCCAAGGCTACGGAGTCGCATTCAAATGTGGGGCAACGAAGGCACATTTTGATCAGACGATTGGCATCCATCCAACATGCTCTGAG AGTATGACAACACTGACGATCACAAAGAGTTCCGGGGATGATCCGGCCACGAAAGGTTGCTGA